The following is a genomic window from Rhododendron vialii isolate Sample 1 chromosome 9a, ASM3025357v1.
tcctcatttgatttgaaaccaccataattcgagcataatactcagaaatagattctgaggatttcattcgtaaagactcgaattcacctcgtagtgtttgaaggcgaatcctctttactttgtcagcacctctgtaggtcttctgcagcttctcccaaatttctttggaagttttggcggaagcgatgatctcgaatgtggcttcgtcaagtccttgatagatgatggacttggctttgcaatccttctttCGCTCGGCACGAAGTGTGGTCTTCTGTTCCTCCTTTAAAGctgtttcagcttcttttgaggCGGGTTCATCGTAACCTTCTTCTACCATCTCCATAACATCTTGAGCACCCAGCAGTGCTCTCATTTGGATGGACCAATTATCATAATTGTCCTTGGTGAGCTTTGGAATAACAGCTTGGGATGTTCCATTAGCCATCGAAACTAGAAATGATGGAATCTAGTTTACTGGGGTCAAAGTGAAATCTTTGCAACTTTTGAACTTTGACTAGATAACTTCAAAAGTACAGGAGTTAGACTGCAATTGAACCTTCGGTGGACCAGCTTTTATGGAAAGTAGCTCGGTAGGAGTAATGGGATCAGACAACCAACTACCTCTTTGGTTTGTAATAATTGAGATCCCAATCAACCACCTCTTTTTCCCTTTAtcacttttctgtttcttccgtcttcttctcaagaaaaaaaacagagacgcGTGTTTGCCGCAATTCCGTCGAACGGCAATTGCAACCTCTGTACACCTCCGTTCAAGATGGGTCTTGCACAAATCTCTTCGTATCGTCGAGATGCACGAGACTCAGGTATCAATTTGAGTCTTGGATAAGATTTTTGTTTCTGCAATTTTGGATAACAGCTCTTCGAGCAGCGCGTGAGGGCCACACCGGAATTTTTTCGGCGACGGAAAAATCCCTGGTGAACTTCTGAGTCCAAAGAACTCGTTTATGTGTCAAAACAAGTTTTCGATTAATTCGAAATTTTGGCCTTCAACCCAGTGGTTGTTTCGACTGGACAAGAGGCGGCTCGTTTTTGTTGCTGGATTTTATGGCGACCGACTGGTGTGGCTGAGACGATCTTGAActcaaaaatatgattttgagtGAATTGCTTTCTGGGCGGGCTACACAAGCAGTAGAATACCGAAggtattttcttttgtgagagatttttttttttttacggatgAGCctggggctctgataccactttgttgggtggaggagtattgatcacacacttataatgtatgaaactcacaagagaattgcacaaacacactcacatatattgaactcattcaatctgaaaataacatacaaagaggaggaatttctctctctgtaactctcttattctcttactccactcacactttctctctcaatacaacctgtattttatagaggaactcatacaattgttcatagccatgcgaggcttccaagtcttcaagcgtgggctgccaattccacgaattcggctgagccaagtcttcaagcgtgggctgccaattccacgaattcggctgagcctcatccattccacaaagtccacaaaggctgccaattccacaaacccaatcaagcttactgtttatttcaacagGGCGGACGAGTCCAGTCGATCGCCTTATCTACATTCCAATTTTTTCGTTACGTATGATTTGCATGCACATATTATATATAATGACTCGCGTCAACTAACTTGATAACCCTTAACTTAACCACGTGGTTCAAAAAGTAAATCTCGGATTAATAGTAGCCGGTGGATCTTTCCTTATATTCCATTTCATCATCTCTAAAATTCCAGATGTGGGACTCTCCCTGAGGTGGGTTCTCACCATCTCCccacttagagcatccacagtggaataactaaaacaataattaaggttgttaaaattagcaatgttttctcaaaaaaaaagtgCTACCAAATTTAAtaatctcttagcaactcatcaaattttggcccttcaataatcaaaactaataacATTTTGTCAATAACTTAATTTAGTGGTTTCcacattttttaatcaaatacaCCTatcaatcttctctctctctctctctttcaataatcaaaactaataacATTTTATCAATAACTTAATTTAGTGGTTTCcacattttttaatcaaatacaCCTatcaatcttctctctctctctctctctctctctctctctctctctctctctctctctctctctctcaacaatgtttctaagaaaaaaaaatttaaatgaaaattttttttttttgcaaaaacagtaaaactgtttttcaaaaattgttttttattaaacactatttttttaaaactgtctttttttttccaaaaaatgttatttaaaaaaatgtttatttttaatttttttccgaaaagttttcaaaaaatttattttctatttccaataacctgtttttattagtttgaaaactatttttttttaaaatgttttacatggtgacaatttttagatttttacaaGTTGAAAATATGATGTAGcaatggataaccaaaaaatGATGAGGCAACTTTTGACTAGCattcacaatgtaataatcaaaatcaaaaggttactaaagttaacaatgtttgttcaaaaaagtgctcacattgtaataaccaaacttagcaacctcttaacaactcatcaaatattggcttttgaataatcgaaactagcaaccttttgccaataatcaaatctaatggtccccatattttctcaatcaagtgcACCCATCATTACATacaaaccttctctctctctctctctctctctctctctctctctctctctctctctctctctctctctctctctctctctctctctctctctctctctctctctctctctctctctctctctctctctctctctctctctcaacaacgTTTCCAGAAAATTactttgaaaaaacaaacagtatttacaaaaaaaaaaaaactctttttgtttttacacaaaaactgttagaaactgtttttttttaaaactgttttctttttgaaaaaaaactatttaaaaaaattcactaaactattttctttaaaaaaaatgtcttttttttcatacagagtattcaaattattgtaaaaaaaattagtttttagacttttgtagtttaaaaagatgatgtggcaacttttggttatccaattttaattattacattgcggatgctctaatataCCAACTATAACAACTTGTGTCACTTAACCTGTTAATATTTAGCCTAACCACAGGGCTCGAAAGATTAACCTTTGGTTAATAGTAGCTGGTGGGCCTTTCCTTATATTCCATTTCTTCTACTCTGAAATTTCCGATATGGGACTCTCCCTGAAGAACAAAAGTGCCTCGATTGAATTTTTGGGTCAATTTAGAACGTTTGAATAGTTTTGAATGAGTTTATACGGGTTAATATAACAAAATGTGGCCCGGACAATCTGAAAGATAAAAcaaatgtacaaaaaaaaaaaaaacatttgtcaaattataaaaaaagtttttagaGAACGAAAACACTAACCGATTCGGGTCTTCATAATGTGAGAGATATTGGAAGTGCAAATACTGAAAAAAGAATATGAAAGCCATCGCCACAAAATAGTGGAGTAATAGCTTGAAAAGACCATAAATGACCTGAggaatgtatatatatatatatagtatagtCATTATTTCCaaattccaataaaaaaaaaggtcattACTTCCAAGTTCGTTTAGATACATTCGAGGATAGCTATCTTGAAATGGTTCTTATTCAGTGattaattagtttaagtataaagggaaaaaaaaaatgatatttgaatCTACTTTCCATTTGCACTGGCCAATTTAAATCACAATAAGAGCGATTTTGGAAAAACTGTAGGAAAAGATTGTACAATAATTGCATTGCTTCAACCaaatataattttcaatttgttatcaaaaaatgatattggtaccgacggggtcggtaccgaaatcgtagggacggccgatccgagccgtacgtccaaaaattctataaaaaaaaatgaggaggcCTTgcgaaaatcaacggcatccgaggtgtgtagggtgcttgatccgagcaccccttttctatatatatgtatatacacctCGAATGTATATGTACAGAAAAAatgggtgctcagatcaagcaccctacacacctcgaatgccgttgattctcgcggtGGCCCCttcgttttcatttttttataatttttggacagctcggatcggccgtccgatggccggagacgaCCCGGCGcagccgtccctacgatttcagTACGGACCCCGTCagtaccaatagcactactccTAAAAGACCATGCATTGCTTTAACATATAGTATAGATAATATGAGATACCTCAATTTATTGTGAAAATGATTGTAAAGTTGTCCTTATTTGTTGGTTAATTCATAATATTGCTTTTTAAATAATCGTGAGTGAGAAAACGTTAGGGAGTGGCCCAGTGGGAGAGAGATATAGAAAGAGTGGAATAGTTGGAGAGTAGAGTGGGAGTTATGGGAAATAGGTAATTAGGGAGAGTAAgtaaatcaaactcaaaatgaaaaaattatcactgaaaaaattatgttttctaTATTTGGTAATTATCATATTAGGAAACTAATCGAATTTCCATATCATgacataattaattaaaaaggaTCCTAATAAAGTAATAATCAAAAAGTCTAGCCTTACCGCATGGTTTTATCGCGCATTTGTACTACACGGCTAGTAGGGCCCACTccaggtcccacaaaaatttagaaaaatagtcataaattttaaaataatgttttatgggactctgtaaaaaatcagctccaacggatattggtaagtCTTTTTTCGTAGGGACAAAACTGAATAATTGAGCAGTTCCGCTCCTACGAATCcagaaaaaatacaatttaaacATCACTCttaaaaatacaataaaatgtGGTGCATACAATTTAACCCAGACTTACCAATTGGAGAATTACATATTATCCTCTATTACCCTAATATAGACAATTTGGTCTAATCCGATCCAGATGGATTCTGAACATCAACAATATCTTTAATTCATCTCCAAAATACCCTCACGAAAGGCAAAAATTTTAGAGCTTGAGCCCCTAATAGGTGTATATAAACATCACTCTTAATTACCACCTTCTTCAATTAAATGATGAGTCCAGTAATTCCAGTTTCCGTGTTTTTAGCCTTGTTGACAATATCTCACCTCGCTTATGCGAGGAAAGATATTGTGGTTCATATCATCAGTCGCGTTCCAAAGGACCTGACTTCATTGCAGATTCATTGTAAATCCAAAGACAACGATCTTGGAACGCACTTTCTCGACAATGGTCAAGAATTCAATTGGACGTTCACGACGAACTTTGTCGGAACCACTCTCTTCTTCTGTGGTTTTAAGTGGGGTTCCAAATCCAGAAGTTTCGCGGTTTACGATAGGAGAATAAATGGTTATTGCGCAAACGTATCCGGTTTTTACGATTGCTATTGGAAAGCAAGACCAGATGGTTTCTATCTCAGTAATGATAACCATACTTGGGAGAAGTTTAACTTTTGGACAtgattcctttttcttttctcttttttatgcGCGCGCAAGGGTTGATGCATGAGTCATAACCTTATGATTGATTTCCCAATATAAGTTAAATAAAGATTGATGTGCGTGTTGCAGAAATCAATGATTCAAtgaactatatatttttgatAGTTTGACGACGtttatttctttcaaataaGGCTCTGATTACAAGGGCACTTCCAGTGTATGTTAGGGGTTCAAGCAAAGTTTCTTGATTCAAAAAATGAGCtaaaattttgtactttttcccATATAATTTGGTTTTAGTTTGGGAGTCTTTATCACATATATTGGGGAGTCTTTTATATGTAAAAGTGAGGTTGTGAGGTTTTACCAAGTTAAAAAGGGTTTAGTATGACACATGAAAAGTATCCATGAAAGGACAAcaaacggctcagattcacatATAGTTGTTTATTGCCTTTTCATGTTCCATTTTTCGGAATGAGACTAAGATCTCCCTCCATTCCTTTATATTTTTGAAGGCCACAACCAATCTATGATGGATATTGAGCAACAAAGGCTTCCGCTTGGGTTTAAATAGAGCGGCAGTATTGTAGTTTCAACAGTAGCAATAGCGATGAAGGCAATGGTGACAATCGAAGCGAGATTGATACTTCAGCTTGGTGCATATCGTGATTCTCTTCCCATATGCACCAAGCAATTAGACACGCATATAcaaatattctctcttttttatttttcttttttggctcaCCACCCAACAATCGCCTCCTAAGGTTATTTTCCCCTATAAACCCCACATAAAACAAAACTGACCTTGTAAAACAGCATAAACCGATTTTCGTTTCTTGTCTAATCCTCACAATTTACCCCTTTTTTTAtcaccaaaaatttattttcttagaATAATTAAATTAGCACATTAAAAGAAACTTGACTATTGAATTCGAATTATTTCATGTAGGTTTAGATCTTTTTGTCCCATCGTTGACTGGTTTAGGTCGTTTTGTCCCATTGTTGACTGTTTTGCCCCTGTAGAAGTTTGAGAATTTTTTAGAAGTCCGACAATTGGACTGTAGAAGTGTGAAGATTTTGCAAGTCTGGGAAATTTTAGTGAAAAAGTACGAAAATTTAACCTTTCAGGGGTTAGAATTTAGGAGaggtgagatttttttttttcgatcaaCCAGAAAATGCAAATAATATATACAATGTGAGAATTTGAGAGGGGGTATTATCACAAAAAATTTGCCAAAAGTCATTATAGAGAAGTTATcttcaatttattttctttctttattggaTAACCGGACATTGGCCAGCTTGTGCGCACATCATCTAATTCTGAAACCCTAAAGTTAACGACCAAGCAATCCCTCCAATAGCCAAACCCTAAAGTTAACGACCAAGCAAACCCTCCAATAGCCCCAAGGTGGCCTCCGCGGGATTCAAACATGCAGGCTCATAAAAGACAAGCACTTGTTGATTTTCTAATTTCTCATTctcacttggccaaacccctgGAGGTTGTAAGTTTTCATTTGGACTAGACTTACAAGTAAAGGTCTTCCTGACACTGAATGTGGACATTTTCTCCCATGTTATTTTTCGGTGCACAAAATGGAAGTGCATGTATGATATTCATCACCTCCGACAGGAAGTATCACTCAGTCGCACCTATGTCATGACCGAAGCTAAGATCTTTCACATGTTATTAACTGCGATGAACCGCACCTATGTGAGGACCGAAGCTAAGATCTTCCACATGTTATTAACTGCGATGATAATATTATACTAGAAAGAGCTTCTCTCTCGTACaggaaataaagaggaaaaaattgcTTGCCATGAAATCTACTCTctgcaacaaaacaaaagaaaaactgtTCTGCTTCACACGCAGATGCTGTCATGGTACTCTCTTACAATTCCACCAACTTATGTATGGGAATATAGTAACATCTAGCCTAGCAACCACACAACACTGGAACTTCCACTCGCGAAGCAACTTGGAATGAGTACAAACTCCGCCCCATCACCTTATCGAATCCATCTGGACTATTCTGTCTCCTGGCCTCAAGAAACTTGACTATTGAATCTGATTGAAACCAAAAATACTTGACTTTGAAGGATTTGGAAAAGTTGCACATGATTTACGATAAGGGGAGGGCATTGTCTCAAAGTAATAAGTTTCCTGAATGTAATGGACTGAAGAGCTTGACTAGTGACCAGAATGCAAGGAGAACGGAGATTACGGTTAGAATGAACTGCGGATGATGAAGCCAAGAGAATTGAGTCAGAAGAAATTCCTGAAATAGAACTAGAATCTAACGAATAAATCAAGGTTGCAGAGCCTGACAGTGTGCTAGCATGTTACTTTAAAAAACTGGCACAGTTTTGGGGAACAAAAGTAAAGGTACACTTCCGTTTTCCGACAGCAGACGGAGACCTAAACCTGATAAACCTGTGTCCGACCATCTTTCATATAATGTAAGAAATACTAATTACTTTTTGGAGACTTCCTTGCTAAAGCTCTATTCCTGGCATTCTCTACCAAGGCGGTGCCAAGTGGTTAACGCTTGCTCAACTACAGTCGAGCAGGTGATGCAAGACTGTTGAGAATGAAGCAGTTTTGCTTTCTCCTTCAAGTGAATGAGCAGATGATGCGAGACTGTTGAGAACGGAGCAGTTTTCTTTCTCCTTCAGGTGAATGAGCAGATGGTCTGCTTGAAACCACCCTTTAATTGTGTGACTGACAGCTTATTGCCTTCAGTTGCCGCTTCAGTGAAACTCTCCAACTGGTAGACACTATTATGGACAAACTACATAGGGTTGCCACCCAGTTCTTTATTCTTGTCAGGAAATGCAATACAGGGATAAAATATATGTTAAGAGGGTTAGGGAGTCAGTGGTGGTCAAGAGTTGAACGCTTCACCAACAAGTTTGTGCCACCCAATTGAACCACACTGTTCTTCCggtgaaaataaaaatacactCAGGGCTAATAGGGAGGGTTATAAATTTGACTCCTTTTCAAATGATCAATCCCTCCTAGCCACTTTGCTGTTGTGTTTATACAACTACTACAGTCATTGACCTTCCAACATCATGATGTCCCATCTCCTAACATAAGGCATAGCGGAATACTGACAGTACCAATGATTTAGTGGAATCAGCCACCATATATGATATtccgagtgcaattttgttcaacATTACCTTTCTTCCTATTGGTTTAAATGGTGtgaatcccaccacaaagtgatgtcatgtttaccatgcaatacactttttggtaagcatgacatcactttgtggtgaggtccacaccatttcaaccaataggaagaaaggaatgttcaccctcttaagtggagggtgaacaaaactcaactctaatATTCCTCTTGTTGGTGGCATAGTCCAAGCACATTCGCAACTTAAGGAGTTTAGCATATGCCAAAACAGCCAAGGATTTCCATACCACTCGGCCATTATAGAAGTATATAAACTAGTATTCCAATCACAACAGTGGGCTACCATGAGACAGAGACGGATAGTGATTGATTGGAATTGAACTAAAGCATGAACTTGAGCCAACCTTGTAAATTGGATCCCCTATTGTGAGTAGTCGCCCTACATGCAGCAAACAAAGTACACTTCCATAGAGTTTTCAAAGTACTATGTCCTCTGCCATTTTGCTTTAAACGAAGACATTGCACCATTATATCCATTCTAGAGGCATTGCACACACCAAAAATAACATGAACCGTGCCTTCAGACCACCAATTGTCCCGAAAAATTTTAATCACAAAGATACATGCGAGCAGCATTTTGACTCATTGTTACCAAGATGAGAAATAGCAAGGTTCgaacaaaaactaaaacccATCAGAAAACCTCCTGGCATCTTTATAATAGAAAGCAAAGTACAAAAGAAGGTTTATCATGCCATAGTAGCGGTAGATTGATTATCATCCCATTAGTCCAGTAACATATGCCACAAACAAGGACCATAGTCCTAAACTTTAAGGTAAATAGAAAAGAACCCAATGGTATCACTAACAGAAATCTCATCATATCTCTACATGTGAACAATGTTATCACATACATTTTTATTCACCTTGAAGGACAATGTCACAGTGACCAAGAAAAATGCAAGAGGGGAAACAGACAGTGTTTCAGCTAAGAAAGCACCATTGTGGCCAAAATAACCATCTTACCATATATCAGGACGGAGCTCACCAGTTGCGGGAGGCATCCATTTTCCAGAGTTATAGACATTCTCGCCTACTTTCCAACCTGGCACATCCTTCATTATTCTGGCCTCTTCTTCAAGATACTTCTTCCACTCTTTAACAAAtctaaagaaagaaaacagaagGAAAGTAAATTCTTAACTTAACAGAGTAAAATGAAATGTTGGAGATATGTAGGACGGCAGAGGTCACTGGAAAAGAACCTTACCTTTCATCCTCTTCAGCTTGAAGCATGGGCAGTATAGCTCTGCGTGCAGCGTATTTTTCTTCCTTGATCTCCCTAAATGCCATATGAGATacaaaattaagaaaacaaTACCTGAAGGACACTAGAAAGTATTCCAACCAAATAAGAAAGCTATGGACCTCATTAATACATCAATCATGATTTCAACTTAAGAGGAACATAAGAGAGTGCATCATCTTGATAAATTCCTTGACATGTTAGATATTTACAGCATTTAGAGAGGTGTACAAGCTCTATTCATTGTTCGGCCACTTTTGGTATTGTGATATTGTCAGCTTTTCGCCTTTGGTTCTTCGCCTTCTTATTTACATGGGTGGCATCCCCTTAATGCCTTTTCAATAACTTTATTAcatatacacaaaataaaataataagagAGTGCATCATTAATCCAAAAGTATTTCCTTATCACTAGAATTTTTTCCCAATAACTAGagacaatgaaagaaaatacaCAGCAGAGGAAAGAAACTAACCAGGTTCTCATTTCACTATCTCTACAACATGACAAAACAACATCAGAGGAAACAAAGTCACGATACCTATTATCTGTTTATCACTTTATATCACTCAGATTATGACTATTGCTATGGTAGCAACAAAAGGGTTGAGCAGTTGCATGAATGAACAACACCAACAACAGCAGGCCTAACTGAGGAAAGTGACAATCATTAATTAGCAATCACATGCAGAAATTATCACCATAATGACCTTTGACCCAAGGAACTCAAAAAAGGAGCAAGAGAGCAGAAGCAAACAATCGCACTAATCAAAATTCTCTGGCTGTTGTATATTCCCAGATTGGCCGCTAAAAGGTTGGACAAACTCCAAAGGAATTTCTTGTGAGTTAGACAGTTGAGGAGTTGGCTCCTTCGAGTCTCCTATTGTGATCTTGAGACATCCAAAAAGGTTGGGGATTCATAGACTAGAATTGACGgtttggttttcaatttttctcaaACAAAACATAGTGAAACAATGTAGAAACCCCATTTTGGCTCCATAAAGTTTCTGGAGGCTAAGTTGCAAGTTTGGACAGATTCAGGATCTCATGAGTACCTTAGAACTAGTTTCGTGCACAAATAATTTCAACATTGACCTCAGAGTGACCTTTATATCCCTAGGGGTTAAAAGCCAATTTTCTCGTCTAATGAGAATACACGGCCACACCATTCATGGTGCGGTTGCATGATTAGTTGACTCGGATGCATGATCAAGAGGTACCGGCTGAAGAGACTGCAGTGTGATTAGATTGTGCGACCACATAACCAGTTCCACGGCCAATTGATCGAGAAAACACACGAGAAAATGAGTGCATCCGAAACTATCTGACTTCATCAGATAAGCATGCATCGGGATGTTTTACAATTTTCAGGTATTTATCATGGACTTGAACATTTACAATATACATTGTTGCATATAACTTTTTCAATCTAAGAACCTATAAACAGGGCTCTAGGTTCACCTTATTTTCATCAACGATCATAATGAAATACTGCAAAACACCACATTCATAACACTTGAGAGCTAGTGCGAGAAAAATATTGGAAACAATAAGTGAGCAAGTGAGAGTATCAATCTCTATATCAgttcgtgaaaaaaaaaaaaaaagagcatgaATCTCTAGATCTAAAAGATAACATGAGATCTACAGTTCATCCAAGCAAAAGTCCAGGATGCCTCATGCCATGAAGATCAA
Proteins encoded in this region:
- the LOC131300362 gene encoding NADH dehydrogenase [ubiquinone] 1 alpha subcomplex subunit 13-B; translated protein: MTEASIRHKPGMTSVKDMPLLQDGPPPGGFAPVRFARRIPNKGPSAVAIFLTTFGVFSWGMYQVGKGNKIRREIKEEKYAARRAILPMLQAEEDERFVKEWKKYLEEEARIMKDVPGWKVGENVYNSGKWMPPATGELRPDIW